The following are encoded in a window of Chiloscyllium plagiosum isolate BGI_BamShark_2017 unplaced genomic scaffold, ASM401019v2 scaf_5247, whole genome shotgun sequence genomic DNA:
- the LOC122547592 gene encoding ephrin type-B receptor 3-like: MRTYRVCNVDRPNQDNWLRSAYIGRGEAQMVYVDLRFTIRDCSSIPGTDGSCRETFGLYYGEADSDGEPSARTATQLKAAFTKARDITAEHVFALNGMGKVNRATVPIGPLTGAGFRLAFRDRGACVNLLSVRASFRKCPATVVNLARFPETAAGPSLSSLAVSHGTCVANATESSFPVKMHCTSEGDWIVPVGGCECRPGYRSNEELTACTEIEEQATVFELGSERGPSQDALDPSCGQLESLLRVNQQWLEGQAQALSHLTQAVEVLNSSLLDISQRLHLLLRGQPQTLPDPVIAPNVNGGKEN, translated from the exons ATGAGAACGTACCGCGTGTGTAACGTGGACCGGCCCAACCAGGACAACTGGTTACGGAGCGCCTACATCGGCCGTGGGGAGGCGCAGATGGTTTATGTCGATCTGCGGTTTACCATCAGGGACTGCAGCTCCATACCTGGCACCGACGGATCGTGCCGGGAGACCTTCGGCCTTTACTATGGCGAGGCGGACTCCGACGGTGAGCCCTCGGCCCGTACGGCCACCCAGCTGAAGGCCGCCTTCACCAAGGCCCGGGACATCACCGCCGAGCACGTCTTCGCCCTCAACGGGATGGGCAAGGTCAACAGGGCGACCGTGCCGATCGGCCCACTCACCGGGGCGGGCTTCCGCTTGGCGTTCCGGGACCGGGGAGCCTGCGTCAACCTCCTGTCCGTGCGGGCCTCCTTCCGCAAGTGCCCGGCCACCGTCGTCAACCTGGCCCGGTTCCCGGAGACGGCGGCGGGGCCCAGCCTCAGCTCGCTGGCCGTGAGCCATGGCACATGCGTGGCCAATGCCACGGAGAGTTCCTTCCCCGTGAAGATGCACTGCACTAGTGAGGGAGACTGGATAGTGCCCGTCGGGGGCTGCGAGTGTAGGCCTGGTTACCGCAGCAACGAGGAGCTCACCGCTTGCACAG AGATTGAAGAGCAAGCAACCGTCTTTGAGCTGGGGTCAGAGCGGGGCCCTTCCCAGGATGCTTTGGACCCTTCCTGTGGCCAATTGGAAAGCCTGCTGCGAGTCAATCAGCAATGGTTGGAGGGGCAGGCCCAGGCTTTGAGTCACCTGACCCAGGCTGTGGAGGTCCTCAACTCTTCCCTGCTCGACATCTCAcagagacttcacctgctccTGAGGGGCCAACCTCAGACGCTACCAGACCCGGTGATTGCTCCCAATGTCAATGGCGGAAAGGAAAATTGA